One Podarcis muralis chromosome 1, rPodMur119.hap1.1, whole genome shotgun sequence genomic window carries:
- the CEND1 gene encoding cell cycle exit and neuronal differentiation protein 1, which translates to MESKGSTRGGNKPDAKTASSGKPEKPNPGPATAADKKEAPSKEQPAPPATTPAKKAATAAASEATMLNNHGNMKPSSAGGAAEGAEAAGHPADSEHKGNNAEESPGSSIFENMKPLIIVGGAAVAAIALIVGVALLARKK; encoded by the coding sequence ATGGAGTCCAAAGGAAGCACCCGAGGTGGAAATAAGCCCGATGCCAAGACCGCCAGCTCAGGGAAGCCGGAGAAGCCCAACCCTGGCCCTGCCACAGCTGCCGATAAGAAAGAAGCTCCTTCAAAGGAGCAGCCGGCTCCTCCTGCCACCACCCCAGCAAAAAAGGCGGCAACGGCGGCAGCCAGTGAGGCGACCATGCTGAACAACCACGGCAACATGAAGCCTAGCTCTGCTGGGGGAGCGGCGGAGGGTGCAGAGGCCGCAGGTCATCCCGCTGACTCTGAGCACAAAGGGAACAATGCGGAGGAGTCTCCGGGCAGCAGCATTTTTGAGAACATGAAGCCTCTGATCATCGTCGGAGGGGCGGCGGTGGCTGCCATTGCTCTGATTGTGGGAGTGGCTCTCCTTGCCCGGAAAAAATAA
- the GATD1 gene encoding glutamine amidotransferase-like class 1 domain-containing protein 1 isoform X2 has protein sequence MRRRPPPASSFPRGGSADDEAAIMSERLSKPTCLIAASAAAAGVSADSFLHSFTLASSAFNLQVATPGGKSIDFTGVNEANMRWIQDFRMKSYANPAKLESTDGARYHALLIPDCPGAMVDLANSGYLARILQHFSSENKPICAVGHGAAALCCATNEDKSWVFQEYSLTGPCVYELIRLPSFASLPIIFEDFAKDSGAIYSASKADAVHVVLDRHLVTGQNENSTVAAVQNLVFLCNGRK, from the exons ATGAGAAGGCGGCCGCCGCCTGCTTCCTCTTTCCCGCGGGGAGGCTCCGCGGACGACGAGGCCGCCATCATGTCGGAGAGGCTCAGCAAGCCGACGTGCCTCATCGCGGCCAGCGCGGCCGCAGCAG GGGTATCTGCTGATTCCTTCCTTCACTCTTTTACCCTGGCAAGCTCTGCTTTTAATCTACAGGTTGCTACTCCAGGG GGAAAGTCAATTGATTTCACTGGTGTTAATGAGGCAAACATGCGTTGGATCCAGGACTTCCGAATGAAATCTTACGCAAATCCTGCCAAGCTGGAATCAACTGATG GTGCCAGATACCATGCTTTGTTGATTCCAGACTGTCCTGGTGCCATGGTGGATCTGGCAAACAGTGGTTACTTAGCTAGAATATTGCAGCATTTCAGCTCTGAAAACA AACCCATATGTGCTGTTGGACATGGAGCTGCCGCCTTATGCTGTGCCACAAATGAGGACAAATCCTGGGTATTTCAGGAATACAGCTTAACAGGT CCTTGTGTGTATGAACTAATAAGACTGCCTAGTTTTGCCAGTTTGCCTATTATCTTTGAGGACTTTGCAAAAGATTCTGGAGCTATCTATAGCG CCAGCAAAGCAGATGCAGTGCATGTTGTATTGGACAGACACCTTGTCACTGGACAGAATGAAAATTCTACAGTTGCAGCTGTCCAGAACCTTGTTTTTCTTTGCAATGGCAG AAAATGA
- the GATD1 gene encoding glutamine amidotransferase-like class 1 domain-containing protein 1 isoform X1 → MRRRPPPASSFPRGGSADDEAAIMSERLSKPTCLIAASAAAAGVSADSFLHSFTLASSAFNLQVATPGGKSIDFTGVNEANMRWIQDFRMKSYANPAKLESTDGARYHALLIPDCPGAMVDLANSGYLARILQHFSSENKPICAVGHGAAALCCATNEDKSWVFQEYSLTGPCVYELIRLPSFASLPIIFEDFAKDSGAIYSASKADAVHVVLDRHLVTGQNENSTVAAVQNLVFLCNGSRK, encoded by the exons ATGAGAAGGCGGCCGCCGCCTGCTTCCTCTTTCCCGCGGGGAGGCTCCGCGGACGACGAGGCCGCCATCATGTCGGAGAGGCTCAGCAAGCCGACGTGCCTCATCGCGGCCAGCGCGGCCGCAGCAG GGGTATCTGCTGATTCCTTCCTTCACTCTTTTACCCTGGCAAGCTCTGCTTTTAATCTACAGGTTGCTACTCCAGGG GGAAAGTCAATTGATTTCACTGGTGTTAATGAGGCAAACATGCGTTGGATCCAGGACTTCCGAATGAAATCTTACGCAAATCCTGCCAAGCTGGAATCAACTGATG GTGCCAGATACCATGCTTTGTTGATTCCAGACTGTCCTGGTGCCATGGTGGATCTGGCAAACAGTGGTTACTTAGCTAGAATATTGCAGCATTTCAGCTCTGAAAACA AACCCATATGTGCTGTTGGACATGGAGCTGCCGCCTTATGCTGTGCCACAAATGAGGACAAATCCTGGGTATTTCAGGAATACAGCTTAACAGGT CCTTGTGTGTATGAACTAATAAGACTGCCTAGTTTTGCCAGTTTGCCTATTATCTTTGAGGACTTTGCAAAAGATTCTGGAGCTATCTATAGCG CCAGCAAAGCAGATGCAGTGCATGTTGTATTGGACAGACACCTTGTCACTGGACAGAATGAAAATTCTACAGTTGCAGCTGTCCAGAACCTTGTTTTTCTTTGCAATGGCAG CAGAAAATGA
- the TALDO1 gene encoding transaldolase, giving the protein MSVSPVKRQKMESALEQLKQHTTVVADTGDFHAIEEYKPLDATTNPSLILAAAQMPSYQQLVEDAIAYGRKLGGSEDDQVKNACDKLFILFGAEILKRIPGRVSTEVDARLSFDKEGMVKKARHFIDLYKEAGISKDRILIKLSSTWEGIQAAKVLEEQHGIHCNLTLLFSFAQAVACAEAGVTLISPFVGRILDWHVANTGKKTYEPSEDPGVKSVTKIYHYYKKFGYKTIVMGASFRNTGEIKALTGCDFLTISPKLLGELSKDSSKLTPVLSVKDAQASDLEKIHLDEKTFRWLHNEDQMAVEKLSDGIRKFAADAVKLEQMIKERMFNAANGK; this is encoded by the exons ATGTCGGTTTCCCCAGTGAAGAGGCAGAAGATGGAGTCGGCCTTGGAGCAGCTCAAGCAGCACACCACGGTGGTGGCCGACACAGGGGACTTCCACG CTATTGAGGAGTATAAGCCTCTGGATGCTACCACCAACCCTTCCTTGATACTTGCTGCAGCTCAGATGCCATCCTACCAGCAACTGGTGGAAGATGCTATTGCATATGGGAGGAAACTTGGTGG GTCAGAAGATGACCAAGTTAAAAATGCTTGTGACAAGCTTTTTATATTGTTTGGGGCAGAAATACTGAAGAGGATACCTGGCCGTGTGTCCACAGAAGTAGATGCAAG GTTGTCTTTTGACAAGGAAGGCATGGTGAAGAAGGCCAGACACTTCATAGATCTTTATAAAGAAGCAGGAATTAGTAAAGATCGCATTCTCATCAAGCTGTCATCAACATGGGAGGGCATTCAGGCTGCCAA GGTTCTTGAAGAGCAGCATGGGATCCACTGCAACTTGACCTTGCTGTTTTCCTTTGCTCAGGCTGTTGCCTGTGCAGAAGCAGGAGTCACCCTCATTTCTCCTTTTGTTGGGCGTATTCTGGATTGGCATGTAGCAAATACAGGCAAGAAGACATACGAGCCATCAGAAGACCCAG GTGTGAAAAGTGTCACTAAAATCTACCATTACTACAAAAAGTTTGGCTATAAAACTATTGTGATGGGAGCTTCATTTCGAAACACTGGAGAAATCAAAGCACTGACTGGTTGTGACTTTCTCACCATTTCACCAAAGCTTCTGGGAGAGCTCAGTAAAGATAGCAGCAAGCTAACCCCGGTGCTCAGTGTCAAAGATG CTCAGGCATCTGACCTGGAGAAGATCCATCTGGATGAGAAGACATTCCGTTGGCTCCATAATGAGGACCAAATGGCTGTGGAGAAGTTGTCTGATGGAATCAGAAAGTTTGCTGCTGATGCAGTTAAATTGGAGCAGATGATAAAG gaaCGAATGTTCAATGCTGCAAACGGAAAGTAG